A single region of the Thermodesulfatator indicus DSM 15286 genome encodes:
- a CDS encoding PilN domain-containing protein: MIGEKIALLQEWFRPAAVGAYFDGDKFHLAEDNKHPGRRPARAFVALSHRLLYFHLFKIPKSIDQKALKEAAGLEARRIFVLLEKRPAGEISCALISRKLNELYIVFQEKEFFKKTLKNLPSGLIPCGVVPAGMALLAYFYHKNRKLVKGAYYVETASCIEGVVVDENGLKEFLPASPGTAKAYLKDFDGEIFTVEGEGEKILAEGARLLPLLPEKYLVTFEGFPLTPRPKISLSMLILWLLPVATLAAGNILNYKAAGLENQIKAADKKVSSLRKSLAEIEEFEKRKEAYKTIETTLKEWQAENVDYIEVIRRLTEILPEDTWVRRLEFREAREVRLWAEGENALEVLQVIADDPLFEDAKFLSTVTKNTRTGKEIFSIVMKIKKEK; the protein is encoded by the coding sequence GTGATAGGTGAAAAGATAGCCCTTTTGCAGGAGTGGTTCAGGCCCGCTGCTGTTGGAGCCTATTTTGATGGCGATAAATTTCACCTGGCTGAAGATAACAAGCATCCGGGAAGGCGGCCGGCCAGAGCTTTTGTAGCCCTTTCTCATCGTCTGTTATACTTCCATTTATTTAAAATTCCAAAATCCATTGACCAAAAAGCCCTAAAAGAAGCTGCCGGCCTTGAGGCCAGAAGAATTTTCGTCCTCCTTGAAAAAAGGCCTGCGGGAGAGATTTCCTGTGCCCTGATTAGCCGTAAACTGAATGAACTATATATCGTCTTTCAAGAAAAAGAATTTTTCAAAAAAACCTTAAAAAATCTTCCTTCTGGTTTGATACCATGTGGAGTTGTACCGGCTGGAATGGCTCTTCTTGCTTATTTTTACCATAAAAACCGAAAGCTGGTTAAAGGAGCCTATTACGTAGAGACGGCCAGCTGTATTGAAGGAGTAGTGGTAGATGAAAATGGTTTGAAAGAATTTTTACCAGCTTCTCCGGGAACAGCCAAGGCTTATCTCAAAGACTTTGACGGAGAAATTTTTACCGTAGAAGGGGAGGGCGAAAAAATTCTTGCTGAAGGGGCTCGCTTGCTCCCTCTACTTCCAGAAAAATACCTGGTTACTTTTGAAGGCTTTCCGCTAACCCCTAGGCCTAAAATATCTCTGTCTATGTTGATCTTGTGGTTACTACCGGTAGCTACCCTGGCCGCAGGAAATATCTTAAATTACAAAGCTGCTGGACTAGAAAACCAGATTAAAGCGGCTGATAAGAAAGTTTCTTCCTTGAGAAAATCTTTGGCGGAAATAGAAGAATTTGAAAAGCGCAAAGAGGCTTATAAGACAATAGAAACAACTTTAAAAGAATGGCAGGCTGAAAACGTTGATTATATAGAAGTTATAAGAAGGCTTACGGAAATACTTCCTGAAGATACCTGGGTACGGCGTCTTGAATTCAGGGAAGCCCGCGAAGTAAGACTTTGGGCCGAAGGAGAGAATGCTCTTGAGGTACTCCAGGTAATTGCCGATGATCCTCTTTTTGAAGATGCCAAATTTCTATCTACCGTTACCAAAAACACCAGAACAGGGAAAGAAATTTTTTCTATCGTCATGAAAATAAAAAAGGAAAAATAA
- a CDS encoding conjugal transfer protein TraF → MFKKVKILVFLMLVWPCLAWGMEFQPIGFEPLSMGGAGVASARGSFATYYNPALLGIHRYGTQISISAGVGIREVNLVDHIDKLADVGIESTIDEAIQYIEDNGLAVIGTGLSPELQDKFKTITSELRAIGTKNGLQLMPTASAGVQIGNFGFGVFGLSEGTAHAVIDPDHLDIIVKAEVTVNGTTQPIYVKYDEEQNQLSLSDLQQYQASSLEYAIDNGLTYLKLTGLAYFEIPVAYAHHIKTQLGDVYLGGAVKLMPGVTFDGQIKVDTESGDISSELKDADKRDTSWGVDLGILYQPRFVKGLSIGLVGKNLNTPEFDTATGDTYKVDPQFRLGLAYDFSAFTFALDADLTQNDTFIPDYKAQYVGGGVNFHPFSWLNVRAGAMQNIAESDEGLILTGGLAFGLKWFQLDLAAQVSTKSGEFSGTSVPRYTRIQLSLVSKWF, encoded by the coding sequence ATGTTTAAAAAAGTAAAAATTCTGGTATTTTTAATGTTGGTCTGGCCGTGTCTTGCCTGGGGTATGGAATTTCAGCCCATTGGTTTTGAGCCGCTTTCTATGGGCGGTGCCGGAGTAGCTTCAGCCAGGGGAAGTTTTGCTACCTATTATAATCCTGCCCTTTTAGGTATTCATCGTTATGGTACCCAGATCTCTATTTCCGCAGGAGTCGGGATTAGAGAAGTCAATCTGGTGGACCATATAGACAAACTGGCTGACGTGGGAATAGAGAGTACTATTGATGAGGCTATTCAATATATAGAAGATAATGGGCTAGCGGTAATAGGAACTGGGTTAAGCCCTGAACTTCAAGATAAATTCAAAACTATCACCAGCGAACTTAGAGCTATTGGTACCAAAAATGGCTTACAGTTGATGCCTACTGCTTCGGCTGGAGTGCAGATAGGTAATTTTGGCTTTGGAGTCTTTGGCCTTTCTGAAGGTACCGCTCACGCGGTAATTGATCCTGATCACCTAGATATTATTGTTAAAGCTGAAGTAACGGTAAATGGTACTACTCAACCTATATATGTTAAATATGACGAAGAGCAAAACCAACTTTCTTTATCTGATTTACAGCAATATCAGGCTAGCTCACTTGAATATGCCATTGATAATGGTCTCACCTACCTTAAGCTAACCGGCCTGGCTTATTTTGAAATTCCAGTAGCTTATGCCCATCACATCAAGACACAATTAGGCGATGTTTACCTTGGAGGAGCGGTAAAGCTCATGCCCGGTGTGACTTTTGACGGCCAAATAAAAGTAGACACCGAATCAGGCGACATAAGTAGTGAACTTAAAGATGCCGATAAGAGAGACACCTCCTGGGGAGTCGATTTAGGAATACTTTATCAGCCAAGGTTTGTGAAGGGGCTTTCTATCGGTTTGGTAGGTAAGAACTTAAATACTCCCGAATTTGATACCGCTACCGGTGATACCTATAAGGTTGATCCTCAGTTCCGTCTGGGACTTGCTTATGACTTTTCGGCTTTTACTTTTGCCCTGGATGCTGACCTTACCCAAAACGATACTTTTATTCCGGACTATAAGGCCCAATATGTGGGCGGAGGTGTTAATTTCCACCCGTTTAGCTGGCTAAATGTAAGGGCTGGCGCCATGCAAAACATAGCTGAAAGTGACGAAGGCCTTATTTTGACAGGTGGTCTGGCCTTTGGGCTCAAGTGGTTTCAGCTTGATCTTGCTGCCCAGGTTTCTACCAAAAGTGGTGAATTTAGCGGCACAAGTGTCCCCAGATACACCCGAATCCAGCTATCACTGGTATCCAAATGGTTTTAA
- a CDS encoding general secretion pathway protein GspK translates to MALAFMVGFLFWQGRGSQALIQSAIIDSQLKLKRVSLLNILWEKGLLEMKENNFFPDKIELEIDSSPPVKATLSVSPEDSRLNLNKAEEDELYNFFVKHDISPEDARVMVDSLLDWRDKDDFHRLNGAEKDYYLPFGYRPRNGPLKDFSEVALIKGFGPYKFWINPGIYRWVTIYTDTKDVPQAESLWKLEENKIYRLELSWEQGKKIYRYLEIFRYKRGKREKLFAFEW, encoded by the coding sequence ATGGCCCTGGCCTTTATGGTTGGTTTCTTATTCTGGCAAGGCAGAGGCTCTCAGGCCCTGATCCAGTCAGCCATAATAGATTCTCAGCTCAAGCTTAAACGCGTTTCTTTGCTCAATATCCTCTGGGAAAAGGGCCTATTAGAAATGAAAGAAAATAACTTCTTCCCGGATAAAATTGAGCTAGAAATAGATTCTTCTCCGCCGGTAAAAGCCACACTTTCGGTAAGCCCAGAAGACTCTCGTCTCAACTTAAACAAGGCCGAAGAAGATGAACTCTATAATTTTTTTGTAAAACATGACATTTCACCAGAAGACGCCCGGGTGATGGTTGATTCTCTTCTTGACTGGCGCGATAAAGATGACTTCCATCGCTTAAATGGGGCGGAAAAAGATTATTATTTACCTTTTGGTTATAGACCCAGAAACGGTCCTTTAAAGGATTTTTCTGAGGTAGCTCTTATAAAGGGCTTTGGGCCTTATAAATTCTGGATAAACCCCGGAATTTACCGCTGGGTAACTATCTATACAGATACTAAAGATGTACCTCAAGCAGAGAGCTTATGGAAACTTGAGGAAAATAAAATTTATCGGCTGGAATTATCTTGGGAGCAAGGTAAAAAGATTTATCGCTATCTGGAAATATTCCGTTATAAAAGGGGAAAGAGAGAAAAACTCTTTGCCTTTGAGTGGTAA
- a CDS encoding prepilin-type N-terminal cleavage/methylation domain-containing protein: MRKGVTLLELLVVLFLISLLAGLIFPRVAALIPKENTFLVEAANFIEGARALALAKHQTIILAFDPKKRLITLKALSGETEKLLPKKLKVPEEIEIKERGLIPLPQGKWGIIFWSNGASSGGEVEIINRLRNKRLICRLARSQFLVEVRPE, from the coding sequence ATGAGAAAAGGTGTTACGCTTTTGGAATTACTGGTGGTCTTGTTTCTGATAAGCCTTCTCGCCGGGCTTATTTTTCCCCGGGTAGCAGCCTTAATTCCTAAAGAAAACACCTTTTTAGTAGAAGCAGCCAATTTTATTGAAGGGGCGCGGGCCCTGGCTTTAGCCAAGCATCAAACCATAATCCTTGCATTTGACCCTAAAAAGCGCCTCATAACCCTTAAAGCTCTTTCAGGTGAGACTGAAAAGCTCCTCCCTAAAAAGCTCAAGGTTCCAGAAGAAATTGAAATAAAAGAAAGGGGATTAATACCTCTTCCTCAGGGCAAATGGGGTATCATCTTCTGGTCAAACGGGGCCTCTAGCGGTGGCGAAGTAGAAATAATAAATCGCTTGCGCAATAAACGACTTATCTGTCGTCTTGCGCGCAGTCAATTCCTGGTGGAGGTGCGCCCTGAATAA
- the lgt gene encoding prolipoprotein diacylglyceryl transferase: MIPYPEISPVIFRIGPLAPRWYGLMYLLGFLAAYFLVRYQLREKGYRDLEPHLDNIIFWGALGLIIGARLGHVLFYFPGYYWKHPLEVFAIWHGGMSFHGGLLGVLITGLIYARKHQLNFWFWADLFVVPAPIGLGLGRLGNFINGELYGRPTDVPWAMVFPKGGPIPRHPSQLYEALGEGLFLFMIMWFLRKKEWPCGFKFATFLVAYGVIRFFIEFFREPDVGVPLLFGWMTRGQQFCLLMVIAGLLLFWIKRKGEKPCKPYL; encoded by the coding sequence ATGATTCCTTATCCTGAAATTAGTCCGGTTATTTTTCGGATTGGTCCACTGGCCCCTCGCTGGTACGGCTTGATGTATCTCCTTGGTTTTTTAGCGGCTTATTTTTTGGTGCGTTATCAGCTTCGTGAAAAGGGCTATAGAGACCTTGAACCTCATCTTGATAATATCATTTTCTGGGGGGCCTTGGGGCTTATCATAGGCGCACGTTTAGGGCATGTGCTTTTCTATTTTCCGGGCTATTACTGGAAACATCCACTCGAGGTATTTGCCATCTGGCATGGAGGTATGTCTTTTCACGGTGGGCTTTTAGGAGTCCTTATCACTGGCTTGATTTACGCCCGTAAACACCAACTTAATTTCTGGTTTTGGGCAGACCTTTTTGTAGTGCCGGCTCCCATTGGTTTAGGTCTAGGGAGGCTTGGTAATTTCATAAACGGAGAGCTTTACGGTCGCCCTACAGATGTCCCCTGGGCTATGGTTTTTCCTAAAGGTGGGCCTATTCCTCGGCATCCTTCTCAGCTTTACGAGGCCCTGGGCGAGGGGCTTTTTCTTTTTATGATTATGTGGTTTTTGCGCAAAAAGGAGTGGCCCTGTGGTTTTAAATTTGCTACTTTTTTAGTAGCCTATGGGGTTATCCGCTTTTTTATAGAATTTTTTCGAGAGCCCGATGTGGGAGTCCCCCTTCTTTTTGGTTGGATGACCAGGGGTCAACAATTTTGCTTGCTCATGGTCATAGCAGGGCTTTTACTTTTCTGGATTAAAAGAAAGGGAGAAAAGCCCTGTAAGCCTTATTTATAA
- a CDS encoding prepilin-type N-terminal cleavage/methylation domain-containing protein produces MREKKAFTLLELLITIFLGTLLLLLLYQVFGKVAQDFLRFREGHHISLFIKVSEGLRRQLEALDSGKVNIGGMSGSLFYWRNGYFAFVTRFGPAGRTIAIYKNTKDGLIYAELLYTGQRLSPNLFDEAKKMPYPPIYFIPGIKIALLKLKEDKTFKELSSWRGVPSCKNRLVIKISGGFHQRLIPICPD; encoded by the coding sequence GTGAGGGAAAAAAAGGCTTTTACTTTACTTGAACTTTTGATAACCATTTTTCTGGGAACACTTTTGCTGCTCTTGCTTTATCAGGTATTTGGCAAGGTAGCTCAGGATTTTCTTCGTTTCAGAGAAGGCCATCATATATCTCTTTTTATAAAAGTTAGCGAAGGGCTCCGTCGTCAGCTTGAAGCCCTTGACTCAGGGAAGGTAAACATAGGCGGGATGTCTGGGAGCCTATTTTACTGGCGAAATGGATATTTCGCCTTTGTAACCCGTTTTGGCCCAGCCGGAAGGACTATAGCCATTTACAAAAATACCAAAGACGGCCTGATTTACGCAGAGTTACTTTATACCGGTCAAAGACTTTCTCCAAATCTTTTTGATGAAGCCAAAAAGATGCCTTATCCCCCCATTTATTTTATCCCGGGGATAAAAATAGCCCTTTTAAAACTTAAAGAAGACAAAACTTTTAAAGAACTTTCATCCTGGCGAGGAGTTCCCTCCTGTAAAAACCGCCTGGTGATAAAAATCTCTGGCGGTTTTCATCAAAGGCTCATACCCATCTGCCCGGATTAA
- the gspD gene encoding type II secretion system secretin GspD, with product MFPEKPLEKTNPPSSPPVTEKKQDKVAPVVEEKNVKAKIPPAFVLLQEQKPKKTKILKTPTIKKTEDGKIELALDLEGADLLDFLDLLFKETLKVNYIVSPQARAKITAHIHGSFSKTEIIKIVSQILEMQGLTLVSSPDFYRIVPASGLASISGNISFAVLKPRYLTINEITNLVKSLLTPNARILTSKEQNTLILIDNPDNLAKVSRLVSLLDEDVLAGMNLALYRPKALEAETLGNYLKAIFQAGPLKNFRYSSFIDFIPLKEINALLIISKEKETLDRVYQWIKELDQGENASQEVFIYQVENGDAEEIAQILQDTFAKTTQKTSTRKTIIKAKKTAISPELAGEIRIIPDKTNNLLVIKATRQDYLTIKRLLEKIDVLPRQVVIEMLIMEITLNRALEHGVEWFLKNRTTYKGDTYELGSKFSKSTTPSNVFEDINQITLSGLTLSIYKAADLGALFNILQSVSQINILSNPVILATDNKEARIQIGQEVPIITQQITNTSATEPNITSTVQYRDTGIILDVKPHINSSGLVKLDIVQEISSAQKNYLGLENTPLISKRKIETSLVVKNNQTVILGGLIDNRQELAETGIPILKDLPFLGHLFKWQKKTRDRTELLIAITPRVVRNYQEAETVMYQFKQKIEDLKKRMEKR from the coding sequence ATGTTCCCCGAAAAGCCTCTGGAAAAAACCAACCCACCCTCCTCTCCGCCTGTAACAGAAAAAAAACAAGATAAAGTAGCACCAGTAGTTGAAGAAAAAAATGTAAAAGCCAAAATTCCTCCGGCTTTTGTTCTCCTTCAGGAGCAAAAACCGAAAAAAACAAAAATTCTAAAAACCCCTACCATAAAAAAAACTGAAGACGGGAAAATTGAACTGGCCCTTGACCTTGAGGGCGCAGATCTCCTGGACTTCCTTGACTTACTTTTTAAAGAAACCCTGAAAGTAAACTATATCGTATCTCCCCAGGCCAGGGCCAAAATCACCGCTCATATTCACGGGTCTTTTTCAAAAACGGAAATCATAAAAATCGTAAGCCAGATACTGGAAATGCAAGGGCTCACCTTAGTGTCCTCTCCTGATTTTTACAGGATAGTTCCGGCCTCAGGGCTGGCAAGCATTTCAGGAAACATTTCCTTTGCGGTATTAAAGCCTAGGTATCTGACAATTAATGAAATAACAAATCTGGTAAAGTCTCTCTTAACACCTAATGCCAGAATACTCACTAGCAAAGAACAAAACACTCTCATCCTGATAGACAATCCGGACAATCTCGCTAAGGTCAGTCGGCTGGTTAGCCTCCTTGACGAAGATGTGCTGGCTGGAATGAATCTTGCCCTTTATCGCCCTAAAGCCCTTGAAGCGGAAACCCTTGGTAATTATTTAAAGGCCATTTTTCAGGCCGGACCGTTAAAGAATTTTCGTTATTCCTCTTTTATAGATTTTATACCCCTTAAGGAAATAAACGCCCTTTTGATTATCAGCAAAGAGAAAGAAACCCTTGATCGAGTATATCAATGGATAAAAGAACTTGACCAGGGAGAAAACGCCAGCCAGGAGGTATTTATCTACCAGGTGGAAAATGGAGACGCCGAAGAAATCGCCCAGATTCTTCAAGATACCTTTGCTAAGACTACTCAAAAAACTTCTACCAGAAAAACCATCATAAAAGCAAAAAAAACAGCCATTTCTCCGGAACTTGCCGGAGAAATACGCATCATACCTGACAAAACCAACAACCTGCTAGTTATAAAAGCTACTCGCCAGGATTATCTCACCATCAAACGCCTGCTAGAAAAAATAGACGTTCTGCCCAGGCAGGTGGTCATTGAAATGCTCATTATGGAAATAACCTTGAATAGGGCCCTGGAACATGGAGTAGAGTGGTTTTTGAAAAATCGTACCACTTACAAAGGTGATACATACGAATTGGGAAGCAAATTTTCTAAATCAACTACACCTTCAAATGTTTTCGAAGATATAAATCAGATAACTTTGTCTGGACTAACGTTATCTATTTATAAAGCAGCTGATTTGGGAGCACTGTTTAATATTCTTCAATCTGTTTCCCAAATAAACATTCTTTCCAATCCGGTAATTCTTGCCACCGACAACAAAGAGGCACGCATTCAAATAGGGCAGGAGGTTCCCATTATCACCCAGCAAATAACCAATACCTCGGCCACAGAACCAAACATAACCTCTACTGTTCAGTATCGGGATACAGGTATCATCTTAGATGTTAAACCGCATATAAATTCAAGTGGTCTCGTAAAACTTGATATCGTTCAGGAAATAAGCTCTGCTCAAAAAAATTATCTTGGGCTTGAAAACACCCCTTTAATCAGCAAACGCAAGATAGAAACTTCTCTGGTAGTCAAAAACAACCAGACAGTTATCCTGGGAGGCCTTATAGACAATCGGCAAGAACTGGCCGAAACAGGTATCCCGATATTGAAAGATCTTCCTTTTCTTGGGCATTTATTTAAATGGCAGAAAAAGACTAGAGACCGTACTGAACTCTTGATTGCCATAACTCCCAGAGTGGTCAGAAATTACCAAGAAGCCGAAACCGTTATGTATCAATTCAAACAAAAGATAGAAGATCTTAAGAAAAGGATGGAGAAAAGGTAG
- a CDS encoding calcium/sodium antiporter — protein MIKDLGLLAAGVVLLYAGGEIMVQSATRLALLLGISPLVIGLTLVAFGTSAPELAATLVASFKGLGDVAFGNIIGSNIANIGLVLGLVALVSPLKTTFRFVTQEMPFMLFVSGLLFVLGRDGYLGRLDGFIFLSLLGLFLFFLFKRDKTIESLADNEHKNSRSKIFLYAVGIFAGIGLLSFGANVLVEGAVNIARHLGISERVIGLTMVAVGTSLPELVSTLVAAYRRAGDIILGNIIGSNIMNILAILGLTPVIKPFSFSKEGVTIDLSIMIFFSLMAWAMLAHKKTVGRLKGAILLGAYILYVLYLYK, from the coding sequence ATGATAAAAGATTTAGGCCTCTTAGCAGCCGGTGTAGTGTTGCTTTACGCCGGAGGAGAAATAATGGTGCAAAGCGCCACCCGGCTGGCGCTTCTTCTCGGCATTTCCCCTTTAGTTATAGGGCTTACGCTGGTGGCCTTTGGCACTTCAGCCCCAGAGCTTGCCGCTACCCTGGTGGCTAGCTTCAAAGGCTTAGGTGATGTGGCTTTCGGAAATATCATTGGTTCAAACATCGCCAATATTGGACTGGTACTAGGCCTGGTAGCCCTGGTTAGCCCCCTAAAAACTACTTTTCGTTTCGTCACCCAGGAAATGCCTTTTATGCTTTTTGTTAGCGGCCTTCTTTTCGTTCTTGGCCGCGATGGATATTTGGGCCGTCTAGACGGCTTTATATTCTTATCTTTACTGGGACTTTTCCTCTTTTTTCTTTTTAAAAGGGACAAGACAATTGAAAGCCTGGCTGATAATGAACACAAAAATTCAAGATCTAAAATTTTTCTTTATGCCGTTGGCATTTTTGCCGGCATTGGTCTTTTATCTTTCGGGGCCAATGTTTTAGTAGAAGGAGCGGTAAACATTGCCAGGCACCTGGGGATTTCAGAAAGGGTTATTGGACTCACCATGGTAGCGGTAGGCACAAGCCTCCCTGAGTTAGTATCAACACTTGTAGCGGCTTATCGACGGGCTGGAGATATAATCCTAGGGAATATTATCGGCTCAAACATCATGAACATTTTAGCCATTTTAGGCTTAACCCCGGTAATTAAGCCTTTTTCTTTTTCCAAAGAGGGGGTAACCATTGATTTAAGCATTATGATTTTCTTTTCCCTCATGGCCTGGGCCATGCTTGCCCATAAAAAAACGGTTGGTCGTTTAAAGGGGGCAATTCTTTTAGGGGCTTATATCCTTTATGTGCTTTATCTTTATAAATAA
- a CDS encoding PulJ/GspJ family protein gives MKNKLPHGFTLLEVLVAFIVATISVTWFLYVLSHNYSSTTRLFERLKLFDSTTLFRKHLLAEITKNSFSSEEIENLSEDKESLSSYIIPPQDIVLKIKVKEKAARINSLETNIDEWQIILKSEKNKTHLFWQFYQRQREN, from the coding sequence ATGAAAAATAAACTTCCTCATGGATTTACCCTTCTAGAGGTATTGGTAGCCTTTATAGTGGCTACTATTTCTGTCACCTGGTTTCTTTATGTTCTTTCACATAACTACAGTAGCACTACTAGACTATTTGAACGCTTAAAGTTATTTGACTCTACCACACTTTTTAGAAAACATCTCCTAGCTGAAATTACCAAAAATTCTTTTTCTTCTGAAGAGATTGAGAACCTCTCAGAAGACAAGGAAAGTTTATCCTCGTATATAATTCCTCCTCAAGATATCGTCTTAAAAATTAAAGTTAAAGAAAAAGCCGCTCGTATAAACTCTTTAGAAACAAATATCGATGAATGGCAGATTATTCTAAAATCTGAAAAAAATAAAACCCATCTCTTCTGGCAATTTTACCAGAGGCAAAGAGAAAACTGA
- the serS gene encoding serine--tRNA ligase — translation MLDIRLIREKPEFVKERLALRGGEYPIEEILEIDKRRRELIQEVESLRHARKVASEEIGALKRQGKDASAKMQEVKELGEKLKALEAELREVEARLKALLLEIPNLPHESVPPGEDENDNQVVKRWGDLPSFDFTPKPHWEIGEALGIFDFARAAKITGSRFVVYRGAGARLERALISFMLDLHTREHHYREVLPPFIVNEASMIGTGQLPKFKEDLFKLEGWNYYLIPTAEVPVTNLHRDEILAEEDLPLYYVAYTPCFRAEAGSHGRDVKGIIRQHQFNKVELVKFAHPETSYDELESLTLDAEEVLQKLGLPYRVVILCTGDLGFAAAKTYDIEVWSPGQDRFVEISSCSNFEDYQARRANIRFRPKEGKKPQLVHTLNGSGLAVGRTLMAIIENYQQKDGSVVVPEVLRPYLGGQEVIEPEK, via the coding sequence ATGCTTGATATTCGTCTTATTAGAGAAAAGCCCGAATTCGTAAAAGAACGCCTGGCCTTAAGAGGTGGTGAGTACCCTATAGAAGAGATACTTGAGATTGATAAACGTAGGCGCGAGCTCATTCAAGAAGTGGAAAGCCTGCGTCATGCCCGCAAAGTAGCCTCTGAAGAAATAGGCGCCCTTAAAAGGCAAGGGAAAGATGCCTCAGCTAAAATGCAGGAGGTAAAAGAGCTCGGCGAAAAGCTTAAAGCCCTTGAAGCGGAACTCCGAGAAGTAGAAGCCCGTTTAAAAGCTCTGTTATTAGAGATACCCAATTTACCGCACGAGTCTGTTCCTCCAGGGGAAGACGAAAACGATAACCAAGTCGTCAAACGCTGGGGGGATCTCCCCTCTTTTGACTTTACCCCCAAGCCTCATTGGGAAATCGGAGAAGCCCTTGGTATTTTTGATTTTGCAAGAGCAGCCAAGATTACCGGGAGCCGTTTTGTGGTCTATCGGGGAGCTGGGGCCCGTTTGGAACGAGCCCTGATAAGCTTCATGCTTGACTTACACACCCGCGAACACCATTACCGTGAAGTGTTACCGCCCTTTATCGTCAACGAAGCTTCTATGATCGGCACCGGGCAACTACCCAAATTTAAAGAAGACCTTTTTAAATTAGAAGGCTGGAATTACTACTTGATTCCCACTGCGGAAGTCCCTGTTACTAATCTGCATCGCGATGAGATACTTGCCGAAGAAGACTTACCTCTTTATTACGTAGCCTATACTCCGTGTTTCAGGGCAGAAGCTGGCTCGCACGGCCGTGACGTAAAAGGCATTATCCGTCAGCACCAATTCAATAAAGTCGAATTAGTTAAGTTCGCCCACCCTGAAACTTCTTACGACGAACTGGAAAGCTTAACCCTTGATGCCGAAGAAGTCCTCCAAAAACTTGGCCTTCCTTATAGAGTGGTAATCCTTTGCACAGGGGACCTTGGCTTTGCCGCCGCTAAAACATACGATATAGAAGTTTGGTCTCCTGGCCAGGATAGATTCGTAGAAATTTCTTCCTGCAGTAATTTTGAAGACTATCAGGCTAGAAGGGCCAATATCCGCTTCCGTCCCAAAGAAGGCAAAAAACCTCAGCTTGTCCACACCTTAAACGGCTCAGGGCTTGCTGTTGGCCGCACCCTTATGGCCATCATTGAGAACTATCAGCAAAAAGATGGCTCGGTAGTTGTCCCTGAGGTGTTAAGGCCTTATCTTGGTGGCCAGGAAGTTATTGAACCCGAAAAGTAA